A stretch of Carnobacteriaceae bacterium zg-C25 DNA encodes these proteins:
- a CDS encoding MurR/RpiR family transcriptional regulator encodes MEKTLEELVLQHYEKLNDTDKQIWQKIYQNAPNVMSSSIDEVAGLCNVSRTTLSRFVRKIGLDGFSELKVRLRMEKKTILCDDATTIYEDACDTIIQYVQEQRGKNYTSICELLFNAHRIVVYGSGDIQNSVAKHMKRLFSSAQEMVYDIGGSTFDGALLDVIDDDDVVILISLSGNNDQMISVAKQLKLRGVKLISLTEFKNNALSALCEESLYISSTNFNLMKRHPHYKVTMFYYVLIELLFINYSLYKTKQLNQK; translated from the coding sequence ATGGAAAAGACTCTAGAAGAGTTAGTGCTGCAACATTATGAAAAATTAAATGACACCGACAAACAAATTTGGCAAAAAATTTATCAAAATGCTCCAAATGTCATGTCATCTTCGATTGATGAGGTTGCTGGACTATGTAACGTGTCACGAACAACGTTATCACGTTTTGTGCGTAAAATTGGATTAGATGGATTTAGCGAATTAAAAGTGCGGTTACGCATGGAGAAAAAAACCATATTGTGTGACGATGCCACAACGATTTATGAAGATGCTTGCGATACCATTATTCAATACGTTCAAGAACAGCGTGGCAAAAATTATACGTCGATTTGTGAATTGTTATTCAATGCCCATCGTATTGTTGTGTATGGGTCAGGAGATATTCAAAATTCTGTCGCCAAGCACATGAAACGTTTGTTTTCATCGGCGCAAGAAATGGTCTATGATATTGGCGGTTCAACATTTGATGGTGCGTTATTAGATGTTATTGACGATGACGATGTCGTCATTCTAATTTCATTGAGTGGTAATAATGACCAAATGATTTCGGTGGCGAAACAATTGAAATTACGTGGTGTCAAGCTGATTTCGTTAACCGAGTTTAAAAACAATGCGTTGTCAGCGTTATGCGAGGAAAGTTTATACATTTCATCTACGAATTTTAATTTGATGAAACGCCACCCACATTATAAAGTCACGATGTTTTATTATGTGTTGATTGAATTGCTATTTATCAATTATTCGTTGTATAAAACTAAGCAGTTAAATCAAAAATAA
- a CDS encoding PTS transporter subunit EIIC, with product MMKKIQRFGGAMFTPTLLFAFAGIMAGLSIVMTNKNIFGGLADPNTLWSQIWNIIGAGSWTVFLQLPLLFALALPIALAKKQQARACLEALATYLTFNYFVNAMLTTWGSTFGVDMTKEASTGSGLTMIASIKTLDTGMVGALVVSGIVVWLHNRYFDKELPELMSIFRGSSLIVAMGFFAMLPLSYVTCLVWPQVQLGMKGLQSFFINSGSIGIWFYGFLQKILIPTGLHHFIYAPFVYDNVIVQGGTSVYWATHLQEFATNAATLKDLYPIGFSLSGLSKVFGSVGIFGAFYVTSKPEKRKKLLGLLVPAALTAILIGVTEPLEFTFLFVAPVLFGIHAVLDATMQALAFSFGVVGDFGGGLINWVFMNWLPLGFYHYATYITQVIIGIIFAVIYFFVFTFLIKKLNLKTPGREDDEEVKFYSKQEYNERKEGKAAQEVSMDRSTNTTAQQAAAYLDLLGGKDNIVDVTNCATRLRVTVKDGALVAADSQFKEAGAAGLMHNDTAVQVIVGLNVPYVRDEFEALLD from the coding sequence ATGATGAAAAAAATTCAGCGCTTTGGTGGCGCAATGTTTACACCAACCTTGCTATTTGCTTTTGCCGGTATTATGGCAGGTTTATCAATCGTTATGACCAACAAAAATATTTTTGGTGGTTTGGCTGATCCAAACACACTTTGGTCACAAATTTGGAACATTATTGGTGCAGGGTCTTGGACAGTATTTTTACAATTGCCATTATTATTTGCATTAGCGCTTCCAATCGCATTAGCTAAAAAACAACAAGCACGCGCTTGTTTAGAAGCTTTAGCAACTTATTTAACATTTAACTACTTTGTCAATGCCATGTTGACAACTTGGGGCTCAACATTTGGTGTCGATATGACCAAAGAAGCAAGTACAGGTAGTGGTTTAACAATGATTGCAAGTATTAAAACATTGGATACTGGTATGGTAGGGGCACTTGTTGTATCCGGTATTGTTGTTTGGTTACACAATCGCTACTTTGATAAAGAATTACCAGAATTAATGAGTATTTTTAGAGGATCATCTCTAATTGTCGCAATGGGATTCTTTGCGATGTTACCATTATCTTATGTCACTTGTTTAGTATGGCCACAAGTACAGTTAGGAATGAAAGGGTTACAATCGTTCTTTATCAATAGCGGTTCAATCGGCATTTGGTTCTACGGTTTCTTACAAAAAATCTTAATTCCAACAGGTTTACATCACTTTATTTATGCACCATTCGTATACGATAACGTTATCGTACAAGGTGGTACATCTGTTTACTGGGCAACACATTTACAAGAGTTTGCTACAAACGCAGCAACCTTAAAAGATTTATATCCAATCGGATTTTCTTTATCTGGTTTATCAAAAGTATTCGGTTCAGTGGGTATTTTCGGTGCGTTCTACGTAACATCTAAACCAGAAAAACGTAAAAAATTATTAGGGTTATTAGTTCCCGCAGCTTTAACAGCCATTTTAATCGGGGTAACTGAGCCATTAGAATTTACATTCTTATTCGTTGCACCAGTTTTATTTGGTATTCACGCTGTATTAGACGCAACAATGCAAGCGTTAGCGTTCTCATTCGGGGTTGTTGGTGACTTTGGTGGTGGTTTAATTAACTGGGTATTTATGAACTGGCTACCGTTAGGGTTCTATCACTATGCAACTTATATTACGCAAGTGATTATCGGTATTATCTTTGCCGTGATTTACTTCTTCGTGTTTACATTCTTAATTAAAAAATTGAATTTAAAAACACCGGGTCGTGAAGATGACGAAGAAGTTAAATTCTACTCTAAACAAGAATACAACGAACGTAAAGAAGGTAAAGCAGCACAAGAAGTGTCTATGGATAGATCAACAAATACAACAGCGCAACAAGCGGCAGCGTATTTAGATTTATTAGGTGGAAAAGACAATATTGTTGATGTCACAAACTGTGCGACACGTTTACGTGTTACTGTAAAAGACGGTGCATTAGTCGCTGCAGATAGCCAATTTAAAGAAGCTGGTGCGGCAGGATTGATGCATAATGATACGGCGGTACAAGTTATTGTTGGATTAAATGTACCTTATGTTCGTGATGAATTTGAAGCATTATTAGATTAA
- a CDS encoding 6-phospho-alpha-glucosidase, translated as MKERKKQRILIAGGGSTYTAGIVTMLLESQDVFPIESIVLYDNFAERQERVAKACEIIVREKSPEVRFSYTTDPKEAFTNVDFVMAQIRVGLFAMREQDEKIPFRHGVVGQETCGPGGIAYGLRTIGPLIEMIDYMEKYSPNAWMLNYSNPAAIVAEACRRLRPNARVINICDMPICLEEIFARILGKKSRKEFDVRYYGLNHFGWWTQIRDHEGNDLMPALKEYVAERGYEEFTPQGQHKESSWLETMRAAKQLHLMDPETLPNTYLKYYLMSDETVEHSDHNYTRANEIMDRREKDTSAECERIVAAGTAKGTFFASNEHAQFIVELACALAFNTKERFLLIVPNNGAIENFPDDAMVEIPCIVGKDQYEPMSIGTIPTFQKGLMEQQVASEKLAVEAYIEKSYQKLWQSLIMNKTVPSAKVAKEILDDLIEANKEFWPELN; from the coding sequence ATGAAAGAGAGAAAAAAACAACGTATTTTAATTGCTGGTGGGGGTAGTACTTATACAGCTGGTATCGTCACAATGTTATTAGAAAGTCAAGATGTATTCCCAATTGAATCAATTGTGTTATATGACAACTTCGCTGAACGTCAAGAACGTGTGGCTAAAGCTTGTGAAATTATCGTGCGTGAAAAATCACCAGAAGTTCGTTTCAGTTACACAACAGATCCAAAAGAAGCATTTACAAACGTTGACTTTGTAATGGCACAAATTCGTGTTGGTTTATTTGCAATGCGTGAACAAGATGAAAAAATTCCATTCCGTCATGGTGTTGTTGGACAAGAAACATGTGGACCTGGTGGAATCGCATACGGATTACGTACAATTGGACCACTTATTGAAATGATTGACTACATGGAGAAATATTCACCAAACGCTTGGATGTTAAATTACTCTAACCCTGCAGCGATCGTTGCGGAAGCTTGCCGTCGTTTACGTCCAAACGCACGTGTTATCAACATTTGTGATATGCCAATCTGCTTAGAAGAAATCTTTGCTCGTATTTTAGGTAAAAAATCACGTAAAGAATTTGATGTGCGTTACTACGGATTAAACCACTTTGGTTGGTGGACACAAATTCGTGACCACGAAGGTAACGATTTAATGCCAGCACTTAAAGAATATGTTGCAGAGCGTGGATATGAAGAGTTTACACCACAAGGCCAACATAAAGAATCATCATGGTTAGAAACAATGCGTGCTGCAAAACAATTGCATTTGATGGATCCTGAAACATTGCCAAACACTTACTTGAAATACTACTTAATGAGTGATGAAACAGTGGAACATTCAGACCACAACTACACACGTGCAAATGAAATTATGGATCGTCGTGAAAAAGACACATCTGCTGAATGTGAACGTATTGTTGCTGCCGGAACAGCCAAAGGTACATTCTTTGCGTCAAATGAGCATGCACAATTTATCGTTGAATTAGCGTGTGCGTTAGCGTTCAATACAAAAGAAAGATTCTTATTAATCGTACCAAACAACGGTGCTATTGAAAACTTCCCAGATGACGCCATGGTAGAAATTCCATGTATCGTTGGTAAAGATCAATATGAACCAATGTCAATCGGTACTATTCCAACATTCCAAAAAGGATTGATGGAACAACAAGTCGCTTCTGAAAAATTAGCGGTTGAAGCATATATTGAAAAAAGCTATCAAAAATTATGGCAATCATTAATTATGAACAAAACAGTGCCAAGTGCAAAAGTGGCTAAAGAAATCTTGGATGACTTAATTGAAGCAAACAAAGAATTTTGGCCAGAATTAAACTAA
- a CDS encoding MFS transporter, producing the protein MTIRRIQQYFMVIQALSYFVFGMYLSNLTPFMASQGYSILQRGYALSSYAVLNIVLQQTFGYIADKTRSLKWIVLFSTFVFGTTSYLVLSNTLSTYWLLLVGVAISGGLLNSLCGLQDVWFIGIGTEMKNYLSPIKSFGSAGWGIGSLLSAVILSLVGYTGMSVILMVVSVIVCGVMWCVPDIMKKQHVIESDHKIDYRALFSNQSYLTLLGSLLLMYALIVVNTGLVVDKMLALQASAVDISLKWAMGSFLEIPAYVLVPLFMKRVHPLKLLKVSAIVLGIQFILFGTVQSPALIIGVSMLQLFTTPIVMVTSKLLIIDLVPEHLQNSAQLTALSVFMGGGSLIMPILAGTLATRFGIDMTLYVCVSFAAMAYYLLSKIKMTIE; encoded by the coding sequence ATGACAATTAGACGAATTCAACAGTATTTTATGGTCATTCAAGCACTTTCTTATTTTGTGTTTGGAATGTATCTTTCTAATTTAACGCCATTTATGGCAAGTCAAGGCTACTCGATATTGCAACGGGGATATGCACTATCCAGCTATGCCGTTTTAAATATCGTGTTACAACAAACGTTTGGGTATATTGCAGATAAGACGCGTTCATTAAAATGGATTGTCCTATTTTCAACATTTGTATTTGGGACAACCAGTTATTTAGTGTTATCCAATACATTGTCGACGTATTGGCTGTTACTCGTTGGCGTCGCCATATCCGGAGGGTTGCTCAATTCATTGTGCGGTTTACAAGACGTCTGGTTTATTGGTATCGGGACAGAAATGAAAAATTACTTATCGCCCATTAAATCATTCGGTTCTGCCGGCTGGGGAATTGGGAGTTTACTATCCGCTGTTATTTTGAGTTTAGTTGGGTACACCGGGATGAGCGTGATCCTAATGGTAGTGAGCGTAATCGTCTGTGGTGTGATGTGGTGTGTTCCAGATATTATGAAAAAGCAACATGTCATCGAAAGTGACCACAAAATTGACTACAGAGCGTTGTTTAGCAATCAATCGTATCTCACATTATTGGGGAGCCTACTATTAATGTATGCGCTCATTGTTGTCAATACCGGTTTAGTCGTCGATAAAATGTTGGCGTTACAAGCGAGTGCCGTTGACATTTCATTAAAATGGGCAATGGGTTCATTTTTAGAAATTCCTGCGTACGTCCTAGTACCGTTATTTATGAAACGGGTGCATCCTTTAAAATTGTTAAAAGTGAGCGCTATCGTATTAGGCATTCAATTCATTTTGTTTGGTACCGTGCAATCACCAGCACTCATTATTGGTGTATCCATGCTTCAGTTATTCACAACACCAATTGTGATGGTAACATCAAAATTACTCATTATCGACTTAGTGCCTGAACACTTGCAAAACAGTGCCCAGTTGACCGCGCTTAGTGTCTTTATGGGCGGTGGCTCATTGATTATGCCGATTTTAGCGGGTACGCTAGCCACTCGTTTTGGTATCGATATGACGTTATACGTATGTGTTAGTTTTGCTGCAATGGCGTATTACTTATTAAGCAAAATTAAAATGACAATCGAATAA
- a CDS encoding ABC transporter permease, producing the protein MINLLLSGTAQGLLWAIMGIGVFITFRILDSADLSAEGTFALGGSVTALAISQQIHPLLATVLGLCAGALAGLITGLLHTLMKIPPLLAGIITLTGLYSINLFILGKSNLSIVKMTTLISFFQQLGMTKTESVLVMGSIALIAVILSLVVLFKTEIGLALCATGDNPHMSQANGIRINWMKCLAYMLSNGLIALSGALFAQNNGYADVNMGVGTIVFGLSAIILSEVMFSQLSLPKRFMAISLGAVLYRFILMIILQFNIDPQMIKLFSAILLAIILYIPQVRQRLGVRHNTTLKGGR; encoded by the coding sequence ATGATTAACTTACTACTTTCGGGAACGGCGCAAGGTTTATTATGGGCGATTATGGGCATTGGTGTTTTTATAACGTTTCGTATATTAGATAGTGCAGATCTTTCAGCGGAAGGAACATTCGCGTTAGGCGGTAGTGTGACGGCATTGGCCATATCACAACAGATACATCCCTTATTGGCGACTGTTTTAGGGCTGTGTGCCGGTGCATTAGCTGGCTTAATTACAGGATTATTGCATACGCTAATGAAAATCCCCCCTTTATTGGCAGGGATTATTACATTAACAGGTTTATATTCCATTAATTTATTCATTCTAGGCAAATCTAACTTATCCATTGTGAAAATGACCACTTTAATCTCTTTTTTTCAACAGCTGGGCATGACAAAGACAGAAAGTGTACTCGTCATGGGGAGTATAGCGTTAATCGCGGTCATTTTAAGTTTAGTCGTGTTGTTTAAAACCGAAATCGGATTGGCACTTTGTGCAACGGGCGATAATCCACATATGAGCCAAGCAAATGGGATTCGCATTAATTGGATGAAATGTTTAGCGTATATGCTCTCTAATGGATTAATTGCTTTATCCGGAGCGCTATTTGCGCAAAACAATGGTTATGCCGATGTCAATATGGGTGTAGGAACGATTGTATTTGGCTTATCCGCTATTATTTTATCTGAAGTGATGTTTTCGCAATTGTCATTACCAAAACGATTTATGGCCATTTCACTAGGTGCGGTACTGTATCGCTTTATTTTAATGATCATTTTACAATTTAACATCGACCCACAAATGATTAAACTGTTCTCGGCAATACTTTTAGCCATTATTTTATACATACCGCAAGTGCGTCAACGTTTAGGCGTGCGCCACAACACCACATTAAAAGGAGGACGTTAA
- a CDS encoding ABC transporter ATP-binding protein, translating into MSLLLLQNVHKTFERGSVNENHVLRGVVLDVAEGDFISIIGGNGAGKSTLLNAIAGSLTIDEGDILLDGASIKKQSVEQRAKRIARVFQDTRMGTASNLTIEENMAVAHRRGQKRGLRASVTAQDRELFKQVLSTLDLGLENRLKTMTQFLSGGQRQALTLAMATLIRPDVLLLDEHTAALDPKTSEMVMALTKKIVEQHHLTTLMITHNMEHAIAYGNRLVMLYQGKIVVDVSGEEKANLTVPQLLDLFKSNSGEMFSEDSVILG; encoded by the coding sequence ATGAGTTTATTGTTGTTACAAAATGTCCATAAGACGTTCGAGCGTGGTAGCGTGAATGAAAATCACGTGTTACGCGGGGTGGTGTTGGATGTGGCAGAAGGCGATTTTATATCCATCATCGGAGGAAATGGTGCCGGCAAATCGACACTATTAAATGCCATTGCCGGATCACTAACCATTGATGAGGGCGATATTTTATTAGACGGTGCGTCGATTAAAAAGCAAAGTGTTGAACAACGTGCAAAACGTATTGCGCGTGTATTTCAAGATACGCGCATGGGAACAGCATCTAATTTAACCATTGAAGAAAATATGGCGGTAGCGCATCGAAGAGGTCAAAAAAGAGGCTTACGTGCGAGCGTGACAGCGCAAGATAGAGAGTTATTTAAACAAGTGTTATCCACGTTAGATTTAGGTTTAGAAAATCGATTAAAAACGATGACGCAATTTTTATCTGGTGGGCAACGACAAGCACTCACACTCGCCATGGCAACATTAATTCGCCCTGATGTGTTATTGTTAGATGAACATACGGCAGCGCTTGATCCAAAAACAAGTGAGATGGTCATGGCGCTAACGAAAAAAATTGTGGAGCAACACCATTTAACAACGTTAATGATTACGCATAATATGGAGCATGCGATTGCGTATGGGAATCGATTAGTGATGTTGTATCAAGGTAAAATTGTTGTTGATGTTTCCGGTGAAGAAAAGGCGAATTTAACCGTTCCACAACTGCTTGATTTGTTCAAATCAAATAGTGGTGAAATGTTTAGCGAGGATAGCGTTATATTGGGATAA
- a CDS encoding NAD(P)/FAD-dependent oxidoreductase, with protein MYDIIVVGGGTSGLMAAVQAAEYGAKVLIIEKNGSLGRKLLLTGGGRCNVTNNRPSNEIIAHIPGNGKFLYSAFSQFDNYDIMSFFTSNGVTLKEEDHGRMFPTTDKARTILETFQARITDLHIDVWYDCSVKKLLIVDGTIKGVRLANGKDVSARCVILATGGKSVPKTGSTGDAYAWLKKASHTITPLFPTEVPLTSNEPFIQQKILQGLSLRGIGLSVLNEKGKAIVTHEMDMIFTHFGVSGPAVLRCSSFVYHQQQKTQHQNVTLSLDCCTTLSKEQLTTQLHHIQKTDGAKQLKTVLKTFIPERLALFYAQQLNLDANTALSKLDEQTIHRIATLLKHFTFTVNGSLPIEKSFVTGGGVSVKEISPQTMMSKYVDGLFCCGELLDIHGYTGGYNITSAFITGTIAGRSAAMYFPQ; from the coding sequence ATGTACGATATTATTGTAGTTGGTGGCGGAACGAGTGGTTTAATGGCAGCCGTTCAAGCTGCTGAATACGGGGCAAAAGTATTAATTATTGAAAAAAATGGATCTCTTGGTCGTAAATTGCTCTTAACAGGAGGCGGTAGATGCAACGTTACCAACAATCGTCCAAGCAACGAAATTATTGCTCACATCCCCGGAAATGGTAAGTTTTTATATAGTGCTTTTTCCCAATTTGACAATTACGACATTATGTCTTTTTTCACTTCAAACGGTGTCACTTTAAAAGAAGAAGATCACGGTCGTATGTTCCCGACAACTGATAAAGCGCGTACGATTTTAGAGACATTTCAAGCACGCATTACCGATTTACATATCGACGTATGGTACGACTGCTCTGTGAAGAAATTACTCATTGTTGATGGCACAATTAAAGGGGTTCGATTGGCAAACGGCAAAGACGTTTCTGCACGTTGTGTGATTTTAGCAACAGGAGGAAAATCCGTACCCAAAACAGGATCAACAGGAGATGCGTACGCATGGTTAAAAAAAGCTAGCCATACGATTACACCCCTTTTCCCAACAGAAGTTCCCTTAACTAGTAATGAGCCATTTATTCAGCAAAAAATATTACAAGGGTTATCTTTACGCGGTATTGGATTGAGTGTGCTTAATGAAAAGGGCAAAGCCATTGTCACACATGAAATGGATATGATTTTTACACACTTTGGTGTAAGCGGACCTGCTGTTTTGCGTTGTTCGAGTTTTGTGTATCACCAACAACAAAAAACACAACATCAAAACGTCACTTTATCATTAGACTGTTGCACCACCTTATCCAAAGAGCAATTAACTACACAACTCCATCACATCCAAAAAACAGACGGTGCCAAACAATTAAAAACGGTACTCAAAACATTTATTCCCGAACGCTTGGCACTCTTTTACGCTCAACAACTGAATTTAGATGCTAATACCGCACTGTCTAAATTAGATGAGCAAACGATTCATCGCATCGCTACCCTACTGAAACACTTTACATTTACCGTAAACGGTAGTCTACCTATTGAAAAAAGTTTTGTGACAGGAGGCGGCGTTAGCGTAAAAGAAATCTCTCCGCAAACAATGATGTCTAAATATGTCGATGGTCTATTTTGTTGCGGCGAACTACTCGATATTCACGGCTACACAGGTGGCTATAATATTACATCCGCATTTATTACAGGCACAATTGCCGGAAGAAGTGCAGCAATGTATTTCCCACAATAA
- a CDS encoding UDP-N-acetylmuramoyl-L-alanyl-D-glutamate--2,6-diaminopimelate ligase encodes MNIQNLLKECGIQSSIGNSDLLTVTVNDLCYDARLAKSGSVFFAMPGRSVDGVTYIPQAYENGARIFVSQKAVDIPADALLVVVEDARKALSSASHHFFGQPSHKLKVVGITGTKGKTTTTTLLYKILSRSGIKAGVIGTNGAYFADRFIPTSNTTPESYDIHKIFKAMIDEGIEVCFIEVSSQGLMMHRVDDVRFEIGVFTNMAHDHISPLEHATFEEYLHWKTHLFTLAKTALVNVDDAYVDAFITQPNLTVYTYGIDNAAQFRASDVQHAFDGNRVGMSFVVNGETVHMNVPGKFNVYNALVVLGVGALLGGDVEKCRKLLNETSVPGRMEVIENDKGVLAILDYAHNGFALENVLTTLQQYEYNRLIVLFGSVGDRSQNRRLELGQVVAKYADVAMVTSDNPGCEDPQQIIDDIVQAFEGYEGKLLTQVDRKLAIEQVVSMAQEKDIVLFAGKGHETYQLIGKEKLPFNEKQIIMNAFEISGKNA; translated from the coding sequence ATGAATATTCAAAATTTATTAAAAGAATGCGGTATACAATCGTCTATCGGAAATAGTGATTTATTAACGGTTACCGTTAATGATTTGTGTTACGATGCGCGATTGGCAAAATCGGGGAGTGTATTTTTTGCCATGCCGGGTAGAAGCGTAGATGGCGTAACGTATATTCCGCAAGCCTATGAAAATGGGGCGCGTATTTTCGTATCACAAAAAGCAGTCGATATACCAGCAGATGCACTATTAGTTGTCGTTGAAGATGCCCGTAAAGCATTGAGTTCGGCAAGTCATCACTTTTTTGGACAACCTAGCCATAAATTAAAAGTTGTCGGTATTACAGGGACAAAAGGAAAAACGACAACAACAACGTTGCTATATAAAATTTTGTCACGTTCGGGTATTAAAGCGGGTGTTATCGGGACAAATGGTGCCTATTTTGCAGATCGATTTATTCCAACATCAAATACAACACCAGAAAGTTATGACATTCATAAAATTTTTAAAGCAATGATTGATGAAGGTATTGAAGTGTGTTTCATTGAAGTGTCTTCTCAAGGATTGATGATGCACCGTGTCGATGACGTGCGTTTTGAAATTGGTGTGTTTACGAATATGGCACATGACCACATTAGTCCACTAGAACACGCTACTTTCGAAGAGTATTTACATTGGAAAACCCATTTGTTTACATTGGCGAAAACGGCACTTGTGAACGTTGATGACGCTTATGTGGATGCTTTTATAACACAGCCCAACTTAACCGTCTACACGTATGGAATTGATAACGCTGCGCAGTTTCGAGCCAGTGATGTGCAGCATGCGTTTGACGGGAATCGTGTCGGGATGTCGTTTGTCGTGAATGGCGAGACGGTACACATGAACGTTCCGGGGAAATTTAATGTGTATAACGCGTTGGTGGTGTTAGGCGTTGGCGCATTGTTAGGCGGAGATGTGGAAAAATGCCGAAAATTATTAAATGAGACGAGTGTTCCCGGGCGAATGGAAGTCATTGAAAATGATAAAGGGGTATTGGCGATTTTAGACTATGCGCACAATGGATTTGCCTTAGAAAATGTATTAACGACATTACAACAATATGAGTACAACCGATTAATCGTATTATTTGGTTCGGTCGGTGATCGATCGCAAAATCGACGCTTAGAACTTGGACAAGTGGTTGCAAAATATGCTGATGTTGCGATGGTGACGAGTGATAATCCGGGGTGTGAAGACCCTCAACAAATTATTGATGACATTGTGCAAGCTTTTGAAGGGTACGAAGGGAAATTATTGACGCAAGTGGATCGCAAATTGGCAATAGAGCAGGTAGTGTCGATGGCACAAGAAAAAGACATTGTTTTATTTGCTGGCAAAGGGCACGAAACGTATCAATTGATTGGCAAAGAAAAATTGCCGTTTAACGAGAAGCAAATCATTATGAATGCGTTTGAAATTTCTGGAAAAAACGCATAA
- a CDS encoding type II toxin-antitoxin system RelB/DinJ family antitoxin has protein sequence MAKTANINLRIDPIKKQQAESLFSSFGISVTDAINIFLNTAIMEGGFPFQIKQPRYNKETELAMDEARQIALGHIKAKSYVSAEALFADLNSEEE, from the coding sequence ATGGCTAAAACGGCAAACATTAATTTAAGAATAGACCCTATAAAAAAACAACAAGCAGAATCTTTATTTTCAAGTTTTGGCATCTCTGTAACAGATGCAATCAATATTTTTTTAAACACTGCTATCATGGAAGGTGGTTTTCCGTTTCAAATTAAGCAGCCTCGTTATAACAAAGAAACAGAATTAGCTATGGACGAAGCAAGACAAATTGCTCTAGGTCATATTAAGGCAAAATCTTACGTTTCAGCAGAAGCGTTATTTGCAGATTTAAATAGCGAGGAAGAGTAA
- a CDS encoding type II toxin-antitoxin system YafQ family toxin, with amino-acid sequence MLQLVTTSQFRKDLKRMKKRNRDLKKLQIVLDKLMNEEVLDAFYRDHTLVGNYIGFRECHIEPDWLLIYAINQNQLILTASRTGSHSDLF; translated from the coding sequence ATGCTACAGTTGGTCACAACCTCTCAATTTCGTAAAGACTTAAAACGCATGAAAAAAAGAAATCGTGATTTAAAGAAACTTCAAATTGTTCTTGATAAATTGATGAATGAAGAAGTGCTTGATGCTTTTTATCGTGATCATACGTTAGTCGGCAATTATATCGGCTTTAGAGAGTGCCATATTGAACCCGACTGGTTATTGATTTACGCCATTAATCAAAATCAATTAATTTTGACAGCCTCTCGAACAGGTTCTCATTCCGATTTGTTCTAG